A genomic stretch from Aedes albopictus strain Foshan chromosome 2, AalbF5, whole genome shotgun sequence includes:
- the LOC109417191 gene encoding uncharacterized protein LOC109417191 isoform X2 — protein MFDKETGELELGAFHYDGLYYDRETGESSSQPTYVVRRERSKFTIPKQYLRNYESSHARKQGCISKVNSSYPLASREKMMHLKEEIILGYNKTSYLLLLIPPLFIMPKLALMLILLTEVALHRWAHKKNACNTNPETYYRTPLHIMTSQFCGICRHERQMDWIVKLQDKRMRQMQNYFRRVTRTIA, from the exons ATGTTCGACAAGGAAACGGGAGAGTTGGAACTTGGTGCATTCCATTACGATGGTTTGTATTACGACCGGGAGACAGGCGAAAGTAGTTCTCAACCTACGTATGTGGTGCGACGTGAGCGCTCAAAGTTCACCATTCCGAAGCAATACCTGAGGAACTACGAGTCAAGCCATGCTCGCAAACAGGGCTGTATTTCGAAAGTCAACAGCAGCTATCCGCTTGCAAGTCGGGAGAAGATGATGCACCTGAAGGAG GAAATAATCCTTGGTTATAACAAGACAAGTTATCTGTTACTGTTGATTCCGCCGCTCTTTATCATGCCCAAATTGGCTCTAATGCTGATCCTGCTTACCGAAGTGGCGCTGCACCGATGGGCTCACAAGAAAAATGCATGTAACACGAATCCGGAAACATACTACCGTACTCCGCTCCATATCATGACGAGCCAGTTCTGTGGTATCTGCCGTCATGAGCGGCAAATGGATTGGATTGTTAAACTGCAGGATAAACGGATGAGACAAATGCAAAACTATTTCCGAAGAGTGACAAGAACAATCGCATAA
- the LOC109417191 gene encoding uncharacterized protein LOC109417191 isoform X1 produces the protein MIIIVRHFTNLIKITALEIRMFDKETGELELGAFHYDGLYYDRETGESSSQPTYVVRRERSKFTIPKQYLRNYESSHARKQGCISKVNSSYPLASREKMMHLKEEIILGYNKTSYLLLLIPPLFIMPKLALMLILLTEVALHRWAHKKNACNTNPETYYRTPLHIMTSQFCGICRHERQMDWIVKLQDKRMRQMQNYFRRVTRTIA, from the exons ATGATAATTATTGTTCGCCATTTTACTAACTTGATAAAAATTACTGCATTG GAAATCCGAATGTTCGACAAGGAAACGGGAGAGTTGGAACTTGGTGCATTCCATTACGATGGTTTGTATTACGACCGGGAGACAGGCGAAAGTAGTTCTCAACCTACGTATGTGGTGCGACGTGAGCGCTCAAAGTTCACCATTCCGAAGCAATACCTGAGGAACTACGAGTCAAGCCATGCTCGCAAACAGGGCTGTATTTCGAAAGTCAACAGCAGCTATCCGCTTGCAAGTCGGGAGAAGATGATGCACCTGAAGGAG GAAATAATCCTTGGTTATAACAAGACAAGTTATCTGTTACTGTTGATTCCGCCGCTCTTTATCATGCCCAAATTGGCTCTAATGCTGATCCTGCTTACCGAAGTGGCGCTGCACCGATGGGCTCACAAGAAAAATGCATGTAACACGAATCCGGAAACATACTACCGTACTCCGCTCCATATCATGACGAGCCAGTTCTGTGGTATCTGCCGTCATGAGCGGCAAATGGATTGGATTGTTAAACTGCAGGATAAACGGATGAGACAAATGCAAAACTATTTCCGAAGAGTGACAAGAACAATCGCATAA